Below is a window of uncultured Sphaerochaeta sp. DNA.
CGCAACCAAGCGTGTAAGCACAGTATACAGGCCCCACATCATAATGGCCACCAAAGCAAGGAAATCTCCAAAAGGGTTGATATCCAGTCCAGTCCCATCCCCAACAGTAAGCAAGATAATTCCTGCCATTGAGATTGCAAACCCAAGAAAATAGTTTTTCTTCAAGGAATCTTCCTTCAAGAAAAAATGCGTTGCCATAAGGGTAAAAAATGGTGCAGTTGCTACTATTACCCCTACATTACTCGCACTGGTATAGACCAGAGCAGTATTCTCCAGATAGTAGTAGAGGAAGATCCCCATCGTTCCGGCTGCTGCCACCAGTATTCTGTCCTTGCGTGAGGAGTACCCTACACGTCTGGGATTTATGAGAAATAAAAGAACTAATCCAAGCAGAGAGCGGACCATCAGAATTTGGGCAGGAGTAAAGGCAACCAAGAGCAACTTGGTAGAAACAAAGGTAACTGCCCAGAATGTCATGGTACTGATCACCGCAAGATGGCCCAGTATCCGCTCCTTCGGCAACACAACGATAGTTTCATCCATAATGGCTGGCAGTGTACCCTTAAAGCTTCAGCTCTGCAACTAATGGTGGTATACTAATTATGCAAGAGGAGGCGCCTATGATGACCTATCGAAAGGAACTCTGGTTTCACCTCAACAAACGACGAGGACTCGTTAATATCACTGATGCTCTACAAGAAGCAGTTAATGAGTGCGGAATTAGAGAAGGACTGGTCTTGGTCAATGCGATGAACATTACCAGTAGCGTGTTCATCAATGCCGTGGAAACGGGATTGCATGAAGATTTCGAGATCTGGCTAGAAAAGTTGGCCCCCGAACTGCCCTACGAGCAGTACAAACACAACACAG
It encodes the following:
- a CDS encoding DMT family transporter, encoding MDETIVVLPKERILGHLAVISTMTFWAVTFVSTKLLLVAFTPAQILMVRSLLGLVLLFLINPRRVGYSSRKDRILVAAAGTMGIFLYYYLENTALVYTSASNVGVIVATAPFFTLMATHFFLKEDSLKKNYFLGFAISMAGIILLTVGDGTGLDINPFGDFLALVAIMMWGLYTVLTRLVARRGYSNLLVTRDMFFYALIIQVVVLLIEGNPFDFQAMVTAPYLYHLLFLGFIASAFCFVSWNYGLRTIGVVKSSFYLYLSPIITIVFASLVLGETFTSMDAIGTACTLAGLLISEYRRR
- a CDS encoding secondary thiamine-phosphate synthase enzyme YjbQ — encoded protein: MMTYRKELWFHLNKRRGLVNITDALQEAVNECGIREGLVLVNAMNITSSVFINAVETGLHEDFEIWLEKLAPELPYEQYKHNTEKEHNADGHLKRSVMGREAVIAITGGKLDFGSWEEIFYYDFDGMRDKHVLIKIIGE